A stretch of the Sulfurimonas sp. HSL3-1 genome encodes the following:
- the eda gene encoding bifunctional 4-hydroxy-2-oxoglutarate aldolase/2-dehydro-3-deoxy-phosphogluconate aldolase, which yields MTAAELFTISPVVPVVVLEKAEDAVPLAEALLEGGVGIMEVTLRSDAALASIEAIAKAVPQMRVGAGTVIDANGLLRVREAGGGFSFSPGISPELLETSATEGIAFIPGVATASEVMMAINAGVTGCKLFPATAVGGVELLKGFAGPFPQMRFCPTGGVGLSNMNDFLALPNVSCVGGSWIVPKADVGAGAFGKITALCKEAIAKAQR from the coding sequence ATGACGGCAGCGGAACTTTTTACCATCTCACCGGTCGTCCCGGTCGTCGTGCTTGAAAAGGCGGAAGACGCCGTTCCGCTGGCCGAAGCGTTGCTCGAAGGCGGTGTGGGCATTATGGAAGTGACCCTGCGCAGCGACGCGGCCCTTGCCTCCATCGAGGCCATTGCCAAAGCGGTGCCGCAGATGCGTGTCGGCGCCGGGACTGTTATCGACGCTAACGGCCTGTTACGGGTCCGTGAGGCGGGCGGTGGGTTCTCGTTCAGTCCAGGTATCAGTCCGGAACTGCTGGAAACGAGCGCGACGGAGGGGATTGCTTTCATCCCCGGTGTCGCGACGGCGAGCGAAGTGATGATGGCCATCAACGCCGGCGTCACGGGCTGCAAACTCTTCCCCGCCACCGCCGTCGGGGGCGTCGAATTGCTCAAGGGATTCGCCGGGCCTTTCCCGCAGATGCGTTTCTGCCCCACCGGCGGTGTCGGTCTCTCCAATATGAATGACTTTCTCGCCCTGCCGAACGTCTCATGCGTCGGCGGGAGCTGGATCGTGCCGAAAGCGGATGTGGGTGCGGGGGCGTTCGGGAAGATCACGGCGCTGTGCAAAGAGGCGATTGCGAAAGCGCAACGGTAG